A portion of the Calothrix sp. 336/3 genome contains these proteins:
- a CDS encoding Rpn family recombination-promoting nuclease/putative transposase, which yields MKTDTIFYTLLQNLPSVLFELLEQPPNLALRYNFSSVEVKELARRIDGVFLPKPEFPESPIYFVEVQFQPDEDLYWRIITEAAVYLNQYKPNRSCQGVVLWAKRSLDPGIPLAYQSLFDAGYIRIIYLDELDEGSDSSIGLGIIKLVVAPENEAVQQARSLIAEVKQTDAANRRNLLELVERMLVYKFSSYSRQELEAMFGLSEWKQTRFYQEVKEETKLETLPRLLKIGLTIEQIAQALDLDIEVVRQVANKQNDK from the coding sequence ATGAAAACCGACACAATTTTCTATACTCTGCTGCAAAATCTTCCCAGTGTTTTATTTGAACTGTTAGAACAGCCTCCAAATCTGGCATTACGCTATAATTTTTCCTCTGTGGAAGTAAAAGAGCTTGCACGACGAATTGATGGGGTATTTTTACCTAAACCTGAGTTTCCAGAATCGCCAATTTATTTTGTTGAAGTGCAGTTTCAGCCAGATGAAGATTTGTATTGGCGCATTATTACTGAGGCTGCGGTTTACTTAAATCAATATAAACCAAATCGAAGTTGCCAGGGGGTTGTGCTTTGGGCAAAACGCAGCTTAGATCCTGGTATTCCTCTGGCATATCAATCTTTATTCGATGCTGGATATATTCGTATAATTTATTTAGATGAGTTAGACGAGGGTTCTGATTCTTCCATCGGTTTAGGTATTATTAAGTTGGTAGTTGCACCAGAAAATGAAGCAGTACAACAAGCAAGAAGTTTAATTGCAGAAGTCAAACAGACAGATGCGGCAAACCGTCGCAACCTTTTAGAATTAGTAGAAAGGATGCTGGTTTATAAATTTTCGTCCTATAGCCGTCAGGAGTTGGAAGCGATGTTTGGTTTAAGTGAATGGAAACAAACCCGTTTTTATCAAGAAGTGAAGGAGGAAACAAAATTAGAAACACTTCCTCGGTTACTGAAAATTGGGTTAACGATAGAACAAATAGCACAAGCACTTGATTTGGATATCGAGGTGGTGCGGCAAGTTGCTAACAAGCAAAATGATAAATAA